One genomic region from Knoellia sp. p5-6-4 encodes:
- a CDS encoding VOC family protein, with protein MRVSVVLDCLDPKALVPFWCAALGYEPAGSLEDFEVLAPREGEPPGPVFILQQVTEPKVGKNRSHLDIHPPLERGVESLIDELESRGGRRVGHPVLDLHDELGIWWQVMADPEGNEFDIVADAGHPLP; from the coding sequence ATGAGAGTCTCCGTCGTCCTCGACTGCCTCGACCCGAAGGCGCTGGTGCCGTTCTGGTGCGCGGCCCTGGGCTACGAGCCGGCCGGTTCCCTCGAGGACTTCGAGGTGCTCGCGCCGCGCGAGGGGGAGCCGCCCGGGCCGGTGTTCATCCTCCAGCAGGTGACCGAGCCGAAGGTGGGCAAGAACCGCAGCCACCTCGACATCCACCCACCGCTCGAGCGCGGCGTGGAGTCCCTCATCGACGAGCTCGAGTCACGCGGGGGCCGGCGGGTGGGGCACCCGGTGCTCGACCTCCACGACGAGCTCGGCATCTGGTGGCAGGTGATGGCCGACCCCGAGGGCAACGAGTTCGACATCGTCGCCGACGCCGGCCACCCCCTGCCCTGA